The Tursiops truncatus isolate mTurTru1 chromosome X, mTurTru1.mat.Y, whole genome shotgun sequence DNA segment AGCAGATGTTTGTTTACACAGTGATTTCCTTGGTCCCTCCTCCTTTACCACTTAGGAAGAAGGCTTTGGTTTTGGACCCCTTAATTAAGTTCACTCATCAGTGTATGGATTCAGTGGCCAGATTCAAAGAAGACACTTCATTAAAATCCTACTGCAAATATCACGTTGTTTCAAACAAGGCCTCCCTAGCCTTGGGGTTATAAGCCAAGGCCCTGTAGAGTCCATACCAAATCAGAGTCTCGTCACCAGCACGCTTGCAAACACTGAGAATGTGGTGGAGGCACCCAGTGGGGATGAGGAGGTGTGTAAACGTCACTGTCTGAAGTGAACAGATACATGGAAAGGGCAGCTGCTGTCCCAGGGGTCCACGGTGACGAACGGGATCTGCGGGGAGTCGGGATGCTCCGAgtcaggggagggcagggcataTGGGCTGTCCGTTCCTCCGGGAGCTGAGTGCAGCCTCCAGAGGAAGATGCAGAGAAGAGCTGGCCAGCAGGTCAGCTTCCAGTCTGGACACGAGGGCACACTGGGGAAGACCCAGGGGCAGGGTGCTGTGATGCCGCAAAGTGCTGGGACTGGACCCCCGTGCCGGGACCAGGGCAATCAGCTCTCAGGGAAGCCTGCGGCGAGGGGCAGGAGGATCCTAGGTAAATGAAGCCCACAGACAATCCCCAAATGGTGTCTGATTCTCATGTTCACCTTCCTTCTTTAggcctgcttttaatattttggctACAAGTTCCTCTTTCTTATTGCCTGAGAGACGTCACGGAGCAGTGAGAGGAGAAATGGATTAAGAGACAGAAGGGCTGCCTCAGGCTGGGAGGAGTGGAACAGTATGGGCTCTGGAGGAATTCAGACCGGGCTGTACTCCCGGTTCTGTCACTTTACCAGTCCGGAGAATACTGCAAGTTCTTTGTCTGCCAAGTGGGTTTGATAAGCCTCATCTTATAGAACTGTCGGAACATATGTgatatatgtaaagcacctggcacagtggCTGGCGATGTCTGGGTCTTTCATGCATGGCAGTTATTCTGATGCTTATTTTCATACCAGAAGAGACTGGTCTTCTCTGTCCTAGAGATACCCTCATCTctaggaatttttcattttatccagGAGATGTCAGAGACTATGCGGGCCTCTAGGACAAAGAAAGCTGAATTAACCAAAGTGCTCCTTAGCAAGTAACCCTGAGTACATTTTCCCTAGCAGAGAATATGTTGTTTCATTTGTGGAGGCGGGGGTTCCACCAGGATGCAAATCAAACCTTATAGAATTTGTGTCAAGGACCAATAATTCCCCTGCCTCCCAAAACCCCCCCGATTTTCATGTGTTTCATCACCACCAAAGTCTGGGCCCATTTAGGAGTTCTGCCAGATTACACTCAAGACAAACAAAtctcatatattaacgcatatatgtggaatctagataaCTGGTACAGTTGAACCTCtttgcagggcaggaacagagatgCAGATacagagaacggacatgtggacacgggggaagggggggtggcatgaattgggagattaggattgacctATGTGCACTACCATGTGtcaaatagacagctagtgggaacctgctgtacagcacagggagctcagcttggtgctctgtgacgacctagatgggtggagGGAAGTCCAgcagggaggggatatatgtatacgtgtagatGATTCACTTcgttgcacagcagaaactaacacaacattgtaaagcaattatactccaattaaaaaaacccGATAACTAATTAATGGAGCGGGCTGGGGCTCCTCCAGCCCAGGGCACAGAGTGCCAGCCCAGGGGCTTCTCAGCATCCCACCACAAAGGAGACAATCTGCATAAAACACCTGGTTTGTTTGGGCACCGTGTTCACCTGCACCGGGGCAAAAGCACTGGACCCCTGCTCACCATTATCACAGCCTCATCTAGCCCACCACGCAGCCAACTTAAAATTACCTCCCAAGGAGGGATTTGCAAAATAACCAAACCTCAAAGTGTTCTGGCTAAGAGAATTTATACTTCACTGCTCTCATCTGGACTCTCTCCGCACCATCCTCACTGGGTTTTTCCATCACACCACCTTCCTTATATAATAGCTGCTCTTATACTCTCAACATCTACAGGCAAGTGCAGGGTCTTTTTTATCTTAGCATCATCACTACCAGCACAGAACCTTCCAAAGAGCAGATGCTCAATTACAGATGGGAATCAATGAGGCACTGAGTGAGGAATGTAACTTATTACTATCTAATTTTGTCGGCATTCTTGAATAAGCTAAGGACATCTAGGTGTATATCTTTGaattttacaaagagaaagacaaaggtgAATAAGACAAACCAAAATTTGACTAAACTTTACTTTGCTTTCATCCATTTTAAAACCACAGCATTCTTTCACATTTCCGAGAAAATTCCTATTCCAAAGCCATATTATCTCAGTCCACAACCCCAGAAAGATGCAAGGAGTTTTCACATGGTACTACACGGTACCTAAACTCTTACGCTTAAACCtgataaacaacaacaaatatgtGATCCATGTCATTTATAAACTTGGATTCTGAATCTAAAGAAACATTCTActaaaagaaacatttgaaagaTACTAgtgtaaaacaggaacacaaagaagatatatattatGATCTTTCCAGCCCCAGCTTAGCCTCTCACTACTGAAAAGGTTGGCAGCGTTGGTCAAACACAAAGTGAAGAAGCTGCCTCAGACCTCACTAAGGGTGGGAGGAACTGCTAGACATGACCTTGGAAGGCGCACTGGCCTTGATACGAGTTAGAGCCctggctgcagctctggcttggGATCGGGCTCTGTCTTCCTCATCTCTCAAAGCGTCTTCATAATGGACTGGAAAGGCACTGGGGACGGTACCAGCGACCCTGGCCACAAACTCCAGGACTTTCATCTTGGTGGTTTCAGCGCGGGCTCTCCGGCCCCACAGGAACTCATAGCGCAGGGGATTGCTGTCGCGCACCTGACGATACACCAGATACTTTTCCTGCACCAGATCTTCTGTGATAAGCTTCCTGGGCTCCCCAAAGATTATGTGACACCTTCCAACATAAACACCCAAACCACTCAGGAATTCCCAGATCTCCTCCGCAGAGGCACGGTCGCCATGCAAGAAGATCACACCGAGGAGAAGCATCAGAAGCCCATTCTTCCGAAACCGCCAGCCACTGCTCCGACACCCATCATCGCTGACATGTAGCTTGCTGCCAAGGGTATAGGAATCACCACCCGGCTTGACTTCCTTCAACTCAAGACCAAAGATCAGCTGAACGCACTCAGCAGCTCTCCTGAGGATATCAGGGAACTTCCCCTTGTACCTTTTGTTCACAAGCTTCAGCAAGTCTGCCTTTATAATGGGCTCTTCCACTGTATACTTCTCCAGCAGGAATTCTGTCAACATTCCCACCTTCTTGATCAGAGGATCTCTCTGAAAGCTCTCACCAGAGGCTGAGGCGCGGGAGGAACTTCTCCTTGCCTGAACCGGGCCCTTGGCGCGTACATCAGATCCTGGGCCTGAAACCCCTGCAGCACGAGAGCTAGTGGCTGGGGCTCCCTGAGGCTCCTGGCGAGTGCCAGCAGCAGGGGAGCTCGGGGGAGTACCccgagaaggagaagaggggcaCGAAGGCGACTCTTCTCTCTGTGCTGCAGTGGCCTGAGCACCCCCGAGATTCTGGGTCTCCCTCCGGGCCTGGTGGCGCTTCTCGCGGGCACGGAGCTTACTCTTCTGCCCCCGAGGCATGACTATGGGCAGGGACAGCAAGCGGGGGAGTGGGCAGGAGAGCAGGTGATGCTGGAACCTGgaggagggaaggtgagagggtgTGAGCACCTTCAGCAGGGAGGTCCCACCCTGACTTGAAGAAGGCCGCTCTGCACGTTTCCTTGAGGGCACTGCTCTAGGAACCACTAGGCTCTTTCTTGTTCTTGGTCAGCCTGTCCCCCGAGAACCCAGTGTAAGAAGCGAGACTGAGTGAGCCTCAGGCTACAGCCTGCCAGCCCTGCCTGTGGCTGACGGCGGTGACCACAGATCCTGGTAGGGTAGGCACTCTCTGGGTTCCAAGGGTCCCTTTCGTTCACAAACAGGATTGTCACATCGACTCTTGGTAGGGCCAGGACCTCTTTCCTGTGCTGCTCTAAAGGTGACACCTCAAAGCTCCCTGGGGCCCACGAGAAGGAACTGAGTCATGGACACTGTCAGGGTGCACAGCGCTGACAGTTGTGTGGGGCCTGCTCTGTCCTGAACTCGCTGGTCCTCAACCATTCAGCGTCCTCATCTTGTCGACACCAAGGGTCTGGgacccctcctgctgcccctggTGTGGCACCTTCAGACGAAGGATCTCGTCTCCCTtagaaatgatacaaagaaatgaggAGCCTCCGCCTGACAACCATGCTCTGGGCCTTCAAGGGCTGAGCAGAGGCCTGGGCAGGACTCTTTATTATGCCTTTGATTCGGTGGAAGGGGGGTGTGCTACCTTCAGTCGTCATTCACAGTCCCCACTGGGTCTCCTGGGAGGATCTGGGGGCTCCTTTCTCTCTTGACTTGAGGACATTTCCTCACAGTACGGCCCACAGCTCCCTGAGACCGAACAGTGGAAGTGACGATGGCCTTATCTGGCCACAGCGCCCCTAGTCTCCAGAGGCTGaaagttgcagcaggcaggctgaGGCCCTATAACGTGTGGTCCTCCCTCATGGTCCCCATTTCTCACTCAGGGGAGGGTCTacggttcctccctctgctgaccCATCACACCAAGATGCTGACTTCCCTGTGAGTTCCGAGTGGGGAACTGATGGGCACTTGTGCCTCACATCTGTGCCTGGGGGCACCTCTAGGAACGACAATGGAAAGGGACTCTGCGCGGTCCCCGCTGGCACGGGGTGGACTTCCCCCCCCAGTCCTCAGCATCTTCTCCGTGAGTCCTGGCAAATCCCGGAAATCCTCCCTCCGCTGATCTGAGTTCGCTTGCATTACATTAAGATTCTCACCTTCCTGAGATCCCCAAGATGAAAGAAAGGGTGAGCCACTGCCAGTCATCCCCGTCCATGCCCTCCCTGGGTTGGTAGCAGGGGCTGGACTCCACGGGACCCCACTGTTGCGGCATCGTTGGCCTCTTTCGCC contains these protein-coding regions:
- the LOC117310223 gene encoding melanoma-associated antigen B1-like, translated to MPRGQKSKLRAREKRHQARRETQNLGGAQATAAQREESPSCPSSPSRGTPPSSPAAGTRQEPQGAPATSSRAAGVSGPGSDVRAKGPVQARRSSSRASASGESFQRDPLIKKVGMLTEFLLEKYTVEEPIIKADLLKLVNKRYKGKFPDILRRAAECVQLIFGLELKEVKPGGDSYTLGSKLHVSDDGCRSSGWRFRKNGLLMLLLGVIFLHGDRASAEEIWEFLSGLGVYVGRCHIIFGEPRKLITEDLVQEKYLVYRQVRDSNPLRYEFLWGRRARAETTKMKVLEFVARVAGTVPSAFPVHYEDALRDEEDRARSQARAAARALTRIKASAPSKVMSSSSSHP